In Haloarchaeobius litoreus, the following are encoded in one genomic region:
- a CDS encoding DUF5803 family protein: protein MNRRLLLGAGLALLLVASAGCLGFFDDGISDARLDRNATYAWEEVPSWDTTNGTPEPVETPETTDVYVNVTGGAYHAVYHIDNRTDEEFEVWTRGISNDNPVDISALRFRYPNGTTVNGSELRVYKTNYRTHVVLPTENGSVNGTLAFSGPAEPKHFRMWNYMEGTYEVVLPAGFRTSFFLFGQVVPSADNSYVDDGNRLHLEWTDEDDPVSGRMTIKYYLQRDYYIFTGTAVILGLAALTGMGYYWYQIRELTELREEMGFDSGDGPG from the coding sequence ATGAACCGTCGACTGCTGCTCGGAGCCGGGCTGGCCCTGCTGCTCGTCGCCAGCGCCGGCTGTCTCGGGTTCTTCGACGACGGCATCTCAGACGCACGGCTGGACCGCAACGCGACCTACGCCTGGGAGGAGGTCCCGAGCTGGGACACGACGAACGGGACGCCGGAGCCCGTCGAGACGCCGGAGACGACCGACGTGTACGTCAACGTCACCGGCGGCGCGTACCACGCGGTCTACCACATCGACAACCGCACCGACGAGGAGTTCGAGGTGTGGACCCGGGGCATCAGCAACGACAACCCGGTCGACATCTCGGCGCTCCGGTTCCGCTACCCGAACGGAACCACGGTGAACGGCTCCGAACTCCGGGTGTACAAGACGAACTACCGGACACACGTCGTGCTCCCGACCGAGAACGGGAGCGTCAACGGCACCCTCGCGTTCTCAGGCCCCGCCGAGCCCAAGCACTTCCGGATGTGGAACTACATGGAGGGCACCTACGAGGTCGTGCTCCCGGCCGGCTTCCGCACCTCCTTCTTCCTGTTCGGACAGGTCGTCCCGTCCGCGGACAACAGCTACGTCGACGACGGCAACCGGCTCCACCTCGAGTGGACCGACGAGGACGACCCCGTCTCGGGCCGGATGACGATCAAGTACTACCTCCAGCGCGACTACTACATCTTCACCGGAACCGCGGTCATCCTCGGGCTCGCCGCGCTCACGGGGATGGGCTACTACTGGTACCAGATCCGGGAGCTCACCGAGCTCCGCGAGGAGATGGGCTTCGACAGCGGCGACGGGCCTGGGTGA
- a CDS encoding competence/damage-inducible protein A: MRVAVVTVGDELLSGDTANTNATWLCRRLTERGVEVERVLTVPDDVGDIAQVVNESLAAYDAVVVTGGLGPTHDDLTMEGVAAAVGREVEANPEAEAWLTEHGGYSASDLAPGTTHLPAGARVLHNEAGVAPGCVVESVYVLPGVPEEMEAMFEQVAPEFSGTIRHVEVVDADEAESALVERFAELRERFDVQVGSYPGETVSVKLSGVDESEVREAAGWLRDRVEAPEE, translated from the coding sequence ATGCGCGTAGCCGTCGTGACAGTCGGCGACGAACTCCTGAGTGGCGACACGGCGAACACCAACGCGACGTGGCTCTGCCGCCGGCTCACCGAGCGCGGCGTCGAGGTCGAACGGGTCCTGACCGTCCCGGACGACGTGGGCGACATCGCACAGGTCGTCAACGAGTCGCTGGCGGCGTACGACGCGGTCGTCGTCACCGGCGGGCTCGGACCGACGCACGACGACCTGACGATGGAGGGGGTCGCCGCCGCGGTCGGCCGGGAGGTCGAGGCCAACCCGGAGGCCGAGGCGTGGCTCACCGAACACGGTGGGTACTCGGCGAGCGACCTCGCGCCGGGGACGACACATCTCCCTGCCGGCGCGCGGGTGCTGCACAACGAGGCCGGCGTCGCGCCCGGCTGTGTCGTCGAGTCGGTGTACGTCCTCCCGGGCGTCCCCGAGGAGATGGAGGCGATGTTCGAGCAGGTCGCCCCGGAGTTCAGCGGGACGATACGGCACGTCGAGGTGGTCGACGCCGACGAGGCCGAGTCGGCGCTCGTCGAGCGGTTCGCCGAGCTACGCGAGCGCTTCGACGTGCAGGTCGGGAGCTACCCGGGCGAGACGGTGTCGGTCAAGCTCTCGGGAGTCGACGAGTCGGAGGTCCGCGAGGCGGCGGGGTGGCTGCGCGACCGTGTCGAGGCACCGGAAGAGTAG